A segment of the Juglans regia cultivar Chandler chromosome 15, Walnut 2.0, whole genome shotgun sequence genome:
CTAAGAAAGCAAAACGATTCAAATTTAAATCTTTTAGTGTTATTATTCGAATTTTAAAGGATTTATATTTCctaaaattactatataaacactaaattgaaagaaaatgtcACCCGCCATTATATTTATAGCCCgaacaagtttttttattttttcatttttagcgtttaataaatattgtaggacACGCTCTATATTGTATATCAGtatatgtttggataatgaaaatatttcatctcattttatcgttataatttttttaaatttttacataaaatataataaataatttaaattttttaaattttaaaataataataataatattaaaaaataaaattataataattttttatttaatatttaattttcatatgaaattatttcattttaccaTCCAAACAGAAGGTAAGATAATGAGAAGTCGAACGTATTAACATAAGTTTTGTTACATAGAAATTGGTATATATGTTAGattcattataatttaaaaaatatatatattgatattttttaacataattgacATGAAATTCCACGTAAGCAGTGTGCTGGACATGTTAAAGATAAGaagaaatctatttattatcttaatttttatcatcctctcatcattttatgatatgatattaaataataaatttataaataaaatataataaataagttctattaatttaatgacatatcataagatgatgaaaaaataatagaaattgaaTAACATTACTGTAAAGATAAAGAACGTTAATCAAATGTACCTTTGACAGAACCATCACCGTAAATGTGGAAAAGATCCAATGGTGGGAGAACGTCGGCGGGGTGAGTATTGTCGTGGTAGGGCCACGCGGCAATGGAGTTACAGCAGATGTAGGTGTAAGGAATCCCAGCAGCCTCTGTCCACCTTCTcacttctctcttttccttgtACATCGTCAGCCCTGGTTCCACCGGGTCCGCTCTGTCTATGTCGTGACCAAACTCGGAAGGTAAGAACCTCTGCAACAATaatgcaaaaataaaaccaacaaacAACACATCttataaactttttataattgtttcttggataaaaaataaaaaataaaaaataaaaaataaaaaacaaactttttAAGGAACAAAGTATATTCTATTagattttatctatttttattaaggtTCATGCTACAGTACTCGTTGGGAGCCCTCGCTGGaggtgtaatattattttatatgtgttttgtttaagttattttttatataaatcttttaatattttaaagtattttaaaaaattaaaataaatttaaaatatcattaaaaaaatattttcttaatccaaaagtaaaaagaacaaatattaaaaaataatttcttaatcaagaagaaaaataaaaaattattaaatatttttaaaaaataaaataaatttaaaatatcattaaaaaatacttccttaatcagaaagtaaaaaaaaaattattagaaatatttttttaatcagaaaataaaaaaaaataatcattaaaaaatattttattaattacaaaatagaataaaaattattttttattctattttgtgattaaaaaaatattttttaataatgttataatttttattttattttttaaaaatattaaaaatatctatataaaaaaaaattaaaataaatatatctaaaaaaatactaaagCCCAGCGGAGCCCCGCGGGACATCTAACATTATCCTTTTATTAAAGTGCAGTTCGGCCCCAATTGTGTGGTGGGTAGCAGTCAATAAATCAAGGAAAAGTTAACTTTTGTCTTTgactgtttatgtatttaaatttctttttacttaaataagtaatttttaatatattaatatacttttatttttatttttttaaatatttaaaagtataaaaatataaaattagaactACTAGACACGCCAGCGGTCAAAGCATCTATGACGCACCACTAGATGAATGCAGTCACGACGAAAGCACTTTAGAGTATAGAGCGCGGCTGTCCCGTGAACCGGCCCCAGCCTTTGTCAGGTTCTTTTTTACTTCTCTCTGCCTATCTAACTAGCTAgttatgtgcatgcatgcatgaaaatgtaatatatatttaaataaaaaataatacttataatcgtgtataaatattgtataattattttttaaaaataaaataaatataaaatttatataaaaaaaaattaattttttatgaattaatattactctttttaaaataattatatgatatttatatatttcacgactgtatataatattattctatttaaattacCTTGACAGTTCCTGCAGCTTTAATGGCATCAACTAGAACGAGCTGGTCTAAGATGCGATCACCACCAACGGCTGATATCACCACTTCAATCTTGTGCTCTCTCAGGATCTTCTCCATCAACTCCCTATTCTCTATTGATCCCTAATACATTATATCAAAGTCAAGAAGTCATAAAAGAAAAGTCATCATGCACATAGGACATCATGTGTatcacatacatacataaatatctctatcaaattttttattttggttctaTGGTACGTAGAAAGTCAAAATGCATACGTacgaaaaataaattttttaataatagtctgcatttatttttttcaaataaattaccCGTCTCACACATTTAGCACTATTCTTTTGGATGAGTCGTTTTATCCACGAACCAAATCTACTGCTAGCTGGTGCTGCCGTGAAAACTTGTTACATGATCAGCGAAAAAGAAGGGATTCgtttttatgaatataacaGGTTTAATTCACATGAGGAAGTGTTGTGTTAATATTTGTAGAGAGCATATATATAGCTCATAATTAAGAGGGACAAGATTCATGTGCATGCTCACATGGATGATAATGGCTCCTTTGTCTTGGAGGGATTTGAGTGTGGCGGCCCTGGAAGGGGATGTCGGTCCTGACTGGACAAGAAGGTAAGTGGGGCGGCCAGAGCCGAGGCTAGCTTCTGCAACAAACCGGCCAATGAAACCCATGGAGCCGATGATCATGGTATGGCCAGCAGCAGCCGCGGAAACAACAATAGGAGctgaagcagaagaagaagtaCTGTTTGACCCACACATGTTTTTGTGACACTTTTAAACTCCCACCCCTCCAACCTTTATTCCTCTCACGAATCCAAATGGCTTTTAAGAgataaaacacaaacacacgCAAACAAGCAAGCAACACTGCGcagaaaagagagaataaataaatttaaaataaaataaaaaataaaacagcagAAGACAGACGACACCAACAACAAATCTGCAGcgaaaaaaaaatgggtgggAGGAATTAGAGGCGACTTAAGCTATATAGCTAAGTTGGCAAAGATTACCAATTAggtttatataaaaagtttCGGGGGATGGAGTTGGGAGGAGCACTGAAATGGTTGCCTGTTTGGTATATCCGCCAAGCTGCGCGCGCCCGTGCAAGCTTGGGGTTTGGTGGAACCATGGGTTCTGGTCGCCTCATGAGGCTTGCTGCGTCAATGTGTTATTTTTCCCACTAAAGTTGGAAAGTTGGGTGGGGAGTGGGGACCGTTGCGGGGTGTGAAAGATCAAGTCTTCGTCTACCAATCTCATGTACAGTAGGCCGAAGTTGTTTTGGGCATCTCTGATCTGGGCCAGCACGCTGATGAATGATTATCAAGTggattatttgtatatattgtattatcATGGCATGTACTGGTTATTTGGATCCAGACCATTTATTGCATTTTCGAAATGTCAtcgatttatttttgtagaatctaTTTATTGTGACTCATGTAGcacttttctttcaaaaatggTGGGTGGGTCATATATATACTTTAGGAAACTGCTACACCTTCcgaaatcttttaccgaaaggtaaatgttttattttttttcaatcatttttttaaatattttaaatatttttaaaaaatataaaaaaataaaaattcatttaaaaacaattttttaattattaagtaaaaaaataaaaaaataaaataaaatacatttcgGTATAAAATTTCGGTAACAATTTTATgtggaaataatattttcctataCTTTATTCGACGTTCCAGacttatatttaacattttcaaaactgccatatatatatatatatatatatatatatatatatatatgtatatatgcatgtatatatgttaaCTTGTCAAATAATTGAGATATCTTGCCATATATTTTAAGGTAATAGAAAAATCTGGTTGTAAGCGGATTTGCGTACTAATACACGCACCAATGCTAAGATAGAAAATGTAGATTTAATGAAATTGTGTGGATTTGAAATTGAACATTTGACAAAATAGTCTATGTTAACATTGGTATATAGATTGGTCTGTAAATCCACTTGTACGTAGAAGAGTTCTTATGTAATTTTATTGGTCAACTCCTTAAAtgaaaaaacacttaaaattgATACATTAGTTTGTGTGAAAggaa
Coding sequences within it:
- the LOC108994581 gene encoding leucoanthocyanidin reductase-like, with the protein product MCGSNSTSSSASAPIVVSAAAAGHTMIIGSMGFIGRFVAEASLGSGRPTYLLVQSGPTSPSRAATLKSLQDKGAIIIHGSIENRELMEKILREHKIEVVISAVGGDRILDQLVLVDAIKAAGTVKRFLPSEFGHDIDRADPVEPGLTMYKEKREVRRWTEAAGIPYTYICCNSIAAWPYHDNTHPADVLPPLDLFHIYGDGSVKAYFVAGSDIGKFTIKAIDDVRTINKSLHFQPSSNLLNINELASLWEKKIMRTLPKVIVSEDDLLSAANDMIIPQSIVAALTHDIFIKGCQVNYSLDKNTDVEVCSLYPDTPFRTMEECFDDFVTRINHVEAPKVVENPITSSKDAIINNVPSSKPESLAITAA